The DNA region GGCGTCTCGCTCTGCCGGTTATCGGCCACCGCTCATGTCGTCAGGGCACGAAGCGATAGTCGTGCGCACGCACGCGCCGCGTGCGTTTGCGAAAGCTGAAGGTGAACCCGGGCCACAATGCGGTGACTTTGCCGCTTCGGGTCTGGTACCAGCTGTGACATCCGCTCACCCATACTGAGCGCTGCATGTCCTTTTGCAAACGCGCGTTGAAATCACGCTGCACGTCGGGCCGCAGATTCATCGTACGTGCTCGACGGCGGCGCAGTACGCGCAGGCAATCGGCGATGTATTGCACTTGCGACTCGATCATGTAGATCATCGAGTTGTGGCCGAGTCCGGTATTCGGACCGACGATCATGAAGAAGTTCGGGAAGTTCGCAATGCTGACGCCGAGATAGGCCTCCGGGCCGTCGCGCAGCCACAGGGCGCCGAGGTCCGCGCCGTCGAGGCCGGTGACGTCGAACGGCGCGCCGACGTCGTTGACCTGGAAGCCCGTGCCGCAAATGATCGCGTCGGCGCGACGATGCACACCGTCTTCGGTCACGACGCCGTCGGCGACGATCTCGCGAATGCCGCTCGTCACCACGTCGACGTTCGGCTGATTCAACGCAGGATAGTAGTCGCTCGAAAGCAGCACGCGCTTGCAGCCGAGCCGGTAGTTCGGCGTGAGCTTGGCGCGCAGGGCAGGGTCTTTGACGCGTCGTTCGAGGTAGCTCAGGCCGAATTTCATCGGCAGCTTCATCAGTTCCGGATTGAGCACGAACGCAATGGCGCGCGATTCGAGTTGCCAGTAGATCGCGCTGCGCACGAAGCGCTGGGTGAACGGCAAATGCCGGAACAGCCATTGGGTGCGCGCGTTCACTGGCTTGTCGGGTTTGGGCATGATCCACGGCGCGGTGCGCTGGAACAGATCGAGATGCGCGACGCGCGCCTGGATTTGCGGCACGAACTGGATCGCGCTCGCGCCGGTGCCGATCACCGCGACGCGTTTGCCGTCGAGTGGATACGCGTGGTCCCAGCGGGCCGAATGAAACAGCTTGCCTTGGAAACGTTCGAGCCCGGCGATTCGCGGCATCGCAGGGCGCGACAAGGGGCCGCTCGCGGCGATCACCACGTCGGCCTCGACGTGTTCGCGCACGCCGTTCACATCGAGCTCGACGCACCAGACCTGGCGCGCTTCGTCGAAACGCGCGGCGGCCACGCGCGCGTGGTAGCGCACGTAGCGGTCCACGCCATATTTGCGGGCGCAATGCTTCAGGTAAGCGAAAATCTCCGCCTGGCCACCGAACGCACGCGACCACGCCGGATTCGGTTCGAACGAAAACGAATAGAGATGCGAAGGTACGTCGCAGGCCGCGCCGGGATAGGTGTTGTCGCGCCACGTGCCGCCAATGTCGCCGGCCGCCTCGTAGATCGTGAACGACGTGATGCCCATTCGCTGCAGCCGAATCGCCATGCCGATGCCGGCAAAGCCGCTCCCGACAATCGCAATGCGTGGCGCGGCGGATGGGGCAGTTGAGGCAGGCGTCACGGCGGTCTCCGGGAGGGGGCGAATTTCAGGCATCTACGGCGTCTACGGGTGTCTACGCAGCATAACGCGCAGGGTAGACAACTGTGCACCTGGCGTCAAGATCGTTTAGAGTATTGCTATTAAACGCGCGTGGCGCGCATTGATTGAAATCACATGACATCCATACCCGAAGCGGCAGCCGCCGCCGAGCATGGCGTAGCCGCGGGGCAGGAATTGCCGGCCGGCAAGCGCAAACTGATCGAAGCCGCGTTGCGTCTGACCGCGGGCGGCCGCGCTTTTGCGAGTCTGGGTTTGCGCGAACTGGCGCGTGAGGCGGGGCTCAATCCCAACACGTTCTATCGCCATTTCGACACGCTCGACGATCTGGCGCGCGAAGCCGTCGAATCGGTGAGCCGCCGTTTGCGGCCCATGTTGCGGCGCGAGCGCTGGCTCGCCGCGCATGACGAGCCGTATAGCGTGCCGCGTCGTGCGTGCGTCGCGTTCTTTGCGTTCGCGCTGGAAAACCGCGAGGCGTTTCTCAGCGCGCTGGCCGAATATCATGGCACCTCGCGCGCGTTGCGCGAGGCCGTGCGCGCGAACCTGCACGAGGTCTCGGCGGAAATGGCCGACGACGTCGTTCAACTGGAATTGATGCCGACGCTTTCACGCGAAACCGTCGACGAAGTCTGCACGCAGACCGTTCTGCAACTGTTCCATCTATCGGCTGAGTATATCGACGCAAACGAAGCGCGCCGCGATGCGCTGGTCGCCTATGCGGAGCGTTTTATCGTGAGGCTGTTCGCGGGTTCGGTGTTGGTCGCGCAGCATGAGCCGGGCAGGGCGCCGTCGTCGATGTGGGCCTGAGGCCTGAGAAGCGCAAAACGAAGAAGCGCAAAACGAAACAGGCTCCGTGAAGGAGCCTGTTTTCATCTACGCCTGCCTGCACGACTGATGTGATCTCAGCCGCGACGCAGCTCAGGTATCGTTCCAGCCGCCGGAGTCGTCGTTGCTGCCCATATCGACGCCGCCGCTGTTGTCACTCCAGTCGTTCGAACCCTGGCCGAAGTCGAGGCCGCCGCCATTGCCGCCGTCGTTGCCACGGCGGCGCGTTTCGTCGTCGACGATCACGTCACGTTCGACCACGCGCTCACGCCCGGAATTCAGCGCTTCGCCGAGCAGCACGCCGGTCAGCAAACCGCCCATGCCGCCGCCGAAACCGCCACCGCCTTGCTGCACGATAACCTGCGGCTGTTGCTGATACGGCCCTTGCTGCGGATAGGGCGCTTGCGGCGGATTGCCGAAACGTTCGGCTTCCTGCGCATAGGGGGAGGGTTGCGTGCCGGCGGCCGGCGCGGCATACGGATCGGGCTTGCCGTCCGCCCGCGCGCGCAGGCTGCCGAGGCGCTGTTCGAGTTCGTCGAGCTGATACGGCGGCACCGGACTCTTGCTGTTCGACAAGGTTTCGACGAGGCCGCGCAACTGGTCTTCGGTCGCTTCGACTTCCTTTTCCAGCGCCTCGTGCCCTGGCACCGTGGAAAGCTTCACGTCGAGCTTGAGCGAACGCACGGTGTTGAGCATGTCGGTGGCGCGCTTGAGTTGCACGCGACGATCGTCGTCGGCGCGCGTATCGCCTTGCGTGCGGGCGCGGCGCAAGGTCCAGCGCAGCACCAGCGCGATCACGCCGATCAGGACAAGGATGCCGATCCACATGCCCATGCCCGGACCATGCCGTTGCGGCGCCTGCGACATCATGGCCGACTGCTGCTGCACGGCCGGCGTCGTCTGCTGCACGAACGGGTTGGCCGCGTGGCTGGTGGTGTTCGCGGTCGCGGCGCCTGCCCGTTCCGCGTCCTTGCGAATACGCGCTTCGGTTTGCGCGAAACGGGTCGGGTCGGTGAAGCGGATTTGCGGGTCGAGTGTCTTGGCCTGCTGCACCTGGGCGAGCGCGTCGGCGGAACGGCCTTCGCGGTCGAGCACCTGCGCGTACAGATAATGCGCGCGCGCATTGTTCGGATGCGCCTGCAGCACTTCGCTCAGGCCCGCATCGGCCTGTTGCCAGTTGCCTTGCGACATGGCCGATTCGATCTGCTGGACGGTGGGCACGGCGAACGCCGCAGCCGACACGAACAGCAGTGAGGCAAATGCGGTTGCAAGAAATTTTTTCATTTACGGACCGGGCGCGTTGCGCCCGTCTCCTTCAGTCGATTCCGGCGGCTCACACGAAGGCCGCCGGTATGTACTGCTGCCGACGCAATTACTGGGCCGGCGTATTGATCTGCTTCTTCAATGCTTCGAGACGATCTTCGACGGACGGGCCGCGGTTCAGATCCGCGAGCTTGTCGTCGAGCGCCTTGCCGCTCTTCACGTCGGCCGAATTCAGGCGGGCGTCCGAACGGGCATTCGACAGCGCAACCTTGTCTTCCAGCTTCTGGAAATCTTCGGACAGATTCTTGCCGCCGATGCCGCCCAACGCCGTGGCCGCCACGTCTTTCGCCTGAGCGATCTGCTGCTTGGCTTGCAGAATGTTCGAGCGCGCATTCAGGTCGTTGCGACGGGTGCGCATGTCTTCGATCTGACTCTTCAACTGCGCCACCGACGGCTCCAGCGTGGTCAATTCCTTCGCCAGCGCATCGCGTTCGGCTTCGGCCGTGGCCTGCGCGCCGAGGGCCTCGCGCGCGAGCGCTTCGTCGCCGGATTGCAGCGCGCGTTTGGCGCCGTCTTCATACTTCTTCGCCTTGTCGGCGGCAACATCGCGCTTGCTTTGCTGCGTGGCCACTTGCGCCTGGATCTCGATCAGCGAGTTCTCGGCTTTGGCGATGCTTTCGTCGAGTTCGCGCACGATCTGGCGCGAGTCGCGCGACGGATCCTGCACGGAATCGGCTGCGTCGTTCAGGAGACCTTTGAGCGTGCGCGAAATGCTGTCAAAAAGCGACATGAAAACCTCCAAAGAATGTAAACGGCGCTGAATAACCCCGCGCGCCCAACTGCATTCAACTGCTACTTTACGCCGCTGCGCACGAAGCTGCGCAGCGTTCGGACCGGAGTTCGGGGCGCACGCGGCGAATGCAATAGCGGCGACGTAAATTGTTCGATTCGGATATCGGGCTGCGAGCAGTTCAAAAGGTTAAATCGCGCGGCGCGTCATTCTGACGCTCGCGGATATTACACCACGTGCTCTCTTAAAACCGCCTTAAAGGGAGCGATGACAGATTCACGAGGTTCGCTTGCGCGCCATGCGCAACGCGCACGCATTCGAATGCGTGCAGATGTAACGACATGCAACGGCAATGCGCGGACTCGCGTCTCATATCAGGTACGCTGCGCCGCCTCGTCAAGCAAAGCGGCCGCCCTTTGTGCTTGGCTCGCCGAGCGGATCGTCGTCTTCGCGCACGCTGTCGACGCGGGGGCGCTTGAGCACGCTGCGCAATTGCGCTTCGGAATCGGTTGGCTGGAGCGTGGCTCCTTCTGTCGAAGCCGCTTTGGCCGCCGCCACCCGCGCGACCGCCTCCGCTGTGGCCACGGCTTCCTCGTCGATGTCAGCGGCGAGGGCGGCGGCGACACCCGCCGGCAGCAGCGGCGCGGGCGCATCGTCGATGACGGTGCGCGCCGGCGCGCTCGCAGCCGGCGTGGACGCAGCGGAACCCGCCGCGCTGTCGGCGGACTCGCCGGTAGCGCCGTCGCCGCGCGTCTGCAAGGCCGGCGGCAGTGCGGCGCGCGCGTGCCGTGTGCCGCGCGCGACCCGCTGCAGCGCTGCGTCGAGCGCATCGGGCGCACGCGGGGCCCGCAGCCGGTCGACGATGCTCGCCGCCTTCACCTGTTCGCTGGTCGCGCCGAAGCTCAGCACCGCGCGCCGCATCAGCTCGCTGACGCTAATGCCCAGATTCTCCGCGGTGGCGGTAATCGCGCGTTTCTGCGCGGTCGTGACGAATACGACGATGCGTTCGCTGGGCTTGTTCATGGTCGGCTCGCATACTTGTTGGCATGGGCGGTTCAAAGCGGACATTTGGCGAACGCCGCAACGCGCGCAGGTGTTGGCGCGCGCGGAGTCCATCATATGACGAGTTGCCCCGCTGCGGAACGGGCGCGACATGAAAATCCCGTGACATCAACGAGTTGTAGTGTTTGCGGGCGGCTTGTCCACAGGCCTTTCAACATTTTCTGTGAATAACTCCGAGCCGGCGCAAAAGCGCTCATATGACTGCCCGGAACTACAGACTCCTTTCGCACGAAGGGAATTCTTACAAAAAAACTAACTTGGACCGCGCTCGATTTCTTTTAAAATGCGCTGTTACGTTGCGCCGGACATGGTCCCGGGCGTGCCGTGCGGCCGGCCGGGGGCACAGGGCCGCGCGGTGGTTTGCGCCTCGGTCCAGGATGCCCGATCACGATCCATGCACGCGCCACGAGCGCGTGCAGAAAGGCGTTCGGTTACGCGCCCACTATTCCAGTCATGCCAATCATCAAACGACCGCATTCATCCAATTCTCCGTCTGGTGAAGACCGGGATTCCTACCAGCGCACGCCAGGACGCAATGCAGCTTCGCGCGACGCCGAGGCCGGCCGCCGTTCCATCGGTGCGACCATCGCCATCTGGTTCGCCGGCCTGATCGCAACCATCGCGGTGGTGGGCGCGCTGATCATCGGCTATGCGCTGGTGGTGATGGGGCCGCAACTGCCGTCGCTCGACGCGCTCACCGACTATCGCCCGAAGGTGCCGCTGCGCGTCTACACGGCGGACCACGTGCTGATCGGCGAGTTCGGCGAAGAGCGGCGCAGTCTCGTGCGCTTCCAGGACATTCCGGATCAGATGAAGAAAGCGGTGCTCGCGATCGAAGACTATCGCTTCTACGAGCACGGCGGCGTCGACTTCATCGGCATTCTGCGCGCGGGCGTGTCCGACCTTTCGCACGGCGGCGCCTCGCAGGGCGCGAGCACGATCACCATGCAGGTGGCGCGCAACTTCTTCCTCTCCAGCGAGAAGACCTACACGCGCAAGATCTACGAAATGCTGCTCGCGTACAAGATCGAGCGCGCGCTCACCAAGGATCAGATTCTCGAGCTGTACATGAACCAGATTTATCTGGGCGAACGCGCCTATGGTTTTGCCGCGGCCGCGCGCGTGTACTTCGGCAAGGATCTGAAAGACATCACGCTGGCGGAATCGGCGATGCTGGCCGGCTTGCCGAAGGCGCCGTCCGCGTATAACCCGGTGGTCAATCCGAAGCGCGCGAAGATCCGTCAGGAGTACATTCTGCGGCGCATGCTCGAGCTCAGGTACATCAGTCAGGAACAATACGACCAGGCGGTGAAGGAAGAGATCCACACCAAGAATCCGGGCAACGAATATAGCGTGCATGCCGAGTACATCGCCGAAATGGTCCGGCAGATGATGTACGCGCAGTACAAGGACGAAACCTATACGCGCGGCCTGAACGTCATCACCACGATCGACTCCGCCGACCAGGACGCCGCCTATCGCGCGGTACGCAAGGGTGTGATGGATTACGAGCGGCGCCACGGTTATCGCGGGCCGGAAGGTTTCGTGCAGCTGCCCGCGCCGGGCGACGACCGCGATCAGACTATCGACGACGCGCTCACGGATCACCCCGACAACGGCGAGATCATCGCCGCCGTGGTGACGGACGCAACGCCGAAGCTGGTGAAGGCGCAACTGGTGGACGGCACGCAGCTCGCGATCAGCGGCGACGGTCTGCGCTTCGCGGCGGGCGCGCTGAGCGCGCGCGCGGCGGCGGCCACGAAGATCAAGGTCGGCTCGATCGTGCGTGTTCTCGCCGACGACAAAGGCAACTGGCAGATCACGCAACTGCCGCAGGTGGAAGGCGCGCTGGTGTCGCTCACGCCGCAGGACGGCGCGATCCGCGCGCTGGTGGGCGGCTTCGACTTCAACAAGAACAAGTTCAACCACGTCACGCAGGCGTGGCGTCAGCCGGGTTCGAGCTTCAAGCCGTTCATCTATTCGGCCGCGCTCGACAAGGGTCTCGGACCGGCCACCATCATCAACGACGCGCCGCTGTACTTCCCGTCGAGCACGCCGGGCGGCGACGCGTGGGAGCCGAAGGACGACGACCAGCCGGACGGTCCGATGCCGATGCGTCTCGCGCTGCAGAAGTCGAAGAACCTCGTGTCGATCCGCATTCTGTCGTTCATCGGCACCAAATACGCGCAAGACTTCGTCACGCAGCGTTTCGGCTTCGACGCCGACAAGACCCCGCCGTATCTGCCGATGGCGCTCGGCGCGGGCCTCGTCACGCCGCTACAGTCGGCGGGTGCGTATTCGGTGTTCGCGAACGGCGGCTACCGGATCAATCCGTATCTCATCAACGAGGTGACGGATGCGCGCGGAGAGGCGCTCTCCAAAGCGCAGCCGCTCACGGCCGGCCGCGACGCGCCACGCACGCTCGAACCGCGTAACGCGTACATCATGAACAGCCTGCTGCATTCGGTGGCGACGGCCGGCACGGGCGCGGGCACCAATGCGCTGCATCGCTCGGACCTGCAGGGCAAGACGGGTACGACCAACGACGCGAAGGACGGCTGGTTCGCCGGCTACCAGCAATCGCTCGTGGCGGTGGCGTGGATGGGTTATGACCAGCCGAAGACGCTCGGCAGCCGCGAATTCGGTGCGCAGCTGGCCTTGCCGATCTGGGTGGAATACATGCAGCGCGCGCTGCGCGGTGTGCCGCAAAGCGAACCGGCGCAACCGGACGGCGTCACCGCCGTCGACGGCGAGTTGTTCTATACGGACATGACGCCGGGCAACGGCTTCGTGGCGAGCATCGGTCTCGATTCGGCGAACCCGACCGCGGGCGTGAGCGACGCGGTTGGCGGCGTGGGGCCCGCGGGCATGACGCCGCCGACCGTGCCTCCGCCGAGCGTTTCGTCGAACGAGAAGAAGCAGATCATGGATCTGTTCGAGTCGAACAAGCCCTGAGTGCCCCTAAGCGGAGTTCTTGCGGGCTGTTAGGCGTGTACGGGCCGCGAAGCTCGCCCGCTTCGCACACGCAAGTTTTTGAAAGAGAGCGGACGCGCCGCCTGGCGTGGCGTTCGCGCCGCTTGCCGGGTGGGCCACCCGGCGGATTGTGTGCATGGCATACGCAGTGTGTTTTAATCACGCCTGCGGTGCATTTATCAAGGGTCCTAAAGGACGCCTGATTCCTAGACGGTTTCAGCCTCCAGCACCACTACGTCGCGCCGCGAGCGGGGCGTCCATTCTCGAACTCCGCGCCGCGCGAGACCCGGTATGACGCGCGCGCGTCTGTCACTTCGTCCGCAGGCACCGTTGAGGTTGCCGCGGGCGGTGTGTTTGCCATCCAGCATCCACCGGGTCCCGCCTTGTGAAAAGTCGAATCCTGATCTGTCTGATGACGGGTCTACTGCGCGCGTTTGCCTTTCTGCCGTACAGCGTTGTCGCGCGGATTGGCACAGGTATCGGCGCGTTGCTCTACCGCATTCCGAGCACGCGCCGGGGCGTCGTGCATACCAATCTGAAACTGTGCTTCCCTGACATGAGCGACGAGGCGCGCGAACGTCTGGCGCGCGCGCACTTTTGTCACGTGATCCGCAGTTACGTCGAGCGCGGGCCACAATGGTTCGGCAATGCGCAGGCGCTCGCGCGTCTCGTCGAGGTGGAGAGCGCGATCGATCTGTCGGATATGACAGGCCAACCGACTATTTTCGTCGGCTTTCATTTCGTCGGCATCGAGGCGGGCTGCATGATGTATTCGACGCGGCATCCGGTCGCCTCGCTCTACACGCCGATGTCGAACCTGCTCTTTGACGCGATGGCCAAGCGCCAGCGCGGCCGTTTCGGCACGGAGATGATCCCGCGCAGCGATAGCGTGCGGCGGGCGTTGCGCACGCTGCGCGACGGCAAGCCGGTGATGCTGGCCGCGGATATGGATTTCGGTTTGCGGGACTCGGTGTTCGTGCCGTTTTTCGGCGTGCCGGCCTGCACGCTGACTTCCGTCTCGCGGTTGGCGCGTGCGGCGAATGCGCGCGTGGTGCCGTTCGTGACGGAAGTGCTGCCGGATTATCGCGGCTACAAATTGAGCATCTTCGAAGCGCTGGGTGATTTCCCATCCGACGATGTGACGGTCGACGCGCGGCGTATCACCGCATTTCTCGAGACGCAGGTTAGACGGATTCCTGATCAATATTACTGGGTGCACAAACGTTTCAAGAATCGGCCGGCGGGTGAGGCGAGTGTGTATTGATGCTGCGCGGCGGCGAGGGACGACAATGCGCGGGCCGCTGCGGACGCGAGATCGAGCGCGACGCGTCGCTAAACGCGTCTACAGAAGAATGTGCCGCCTGGCCAAGGACTTAGCCGGTATCTCCGGGTGTTATCAACAGGTCTGTCAACAAAAAGTGGGGATAACTTCCCGGCCGTCGGTACGGAATCCCAGGTTTAGCTACTCGGCAGTGCCCGCGCTCGCCGTCGAAGCTCCACCCACCCCCGTCTCAACCGGCGGATTCCCCATCGCCTGGAACAGCGCCGCCGTGTCCGTCAGACGCGCGCTCGTATAGCGAATCTCATCGAGCTGCGCATTGCGGAACTGCTGTTCGCTCGAGCGCGCCGACGCGACAGGCAGCGCGCCCAGCCGGTAGCGCCCGGAGGTTTCATCGAAGATGCCTTGCGCGGAGCGCGCGGCAATGTTCGCGGCGTCCAGCGCTTGCGAGTCGTGCTCCAGCGCCGCGAGCGTGTCCGCGACGTTCTGGAACGCGGCCAATACCGTTTGCTTGTACTGCGAGACCGTGGCGTCGTAGGTATCGACCGCCGCGCGCCGTTGCGCAAACAGTGCGCCGCCATGAAACAACGGCTGCGACAGCGACGCACCGATGCTCCAGATCGCGCCCGCGCCGGAGAGCGCCACCGGCCAGCTAAAGCCGCCTTGTCCCATCGACGCGCTCAACGACAGGCTCGGAAACATCTGCGCCGTGGCGACGCCCACGTCGGCGGCCGCGGCTTTCAACGCGGCGTCGGCGGCCTGAATGTCGGGACGGGTGCGCAGCAGCTCCGACGGCACCACCACCGGCACCTGTTCAGGCACATGCAATTGCGCGAGCGCGAGATCGTCCGGCGCCGCGTCGGGCGTCCGGCCGAGCAGCACCGCCAGCGCGTGGCGCGTGCTCAGCCATTGCTGCTTCAGCCCCGGCAAGCTCGCGGACAAACTGGCCGCACTCTGTTGCGCGCTCAACTGATCGGCATGCGAGACCGCGCCCAGCGCATAGCGCCGCTGCGTGTCGCGCGCCTGATCGTTGGCGATCGTCACGAGCCGTTCGGTCGTCTCGATCTGCGCATGCAGCGCGGCGCTCGTGATTGCCGCGGTCACAATGTTGGCGGCGAGCGCGCGGCGCGCGGCATCGAATTGATAGGCCTGAACGTTCACGCGCGCGGCGAGCGCGGCATCGGCGAGGCGCGCGGCGCCGAACAGGTCGAATGTGTAGTGCGCCTGCAATTGACCGACAAAGACGTTGTACAGAAACGTGTTGGGTCCGATCTCCGGGATCGCCAGCGCACGATTGCGCGTCGCCTGGCCGCCGGCGTCGATGGTCGGCAGCATCGAACTGCCGATCTGCGCGCGCAACTGTTCGCGCGCGGCGGCAAGGCTCCGGTCCGTTGCGGCG from Paraburkholderia aromaticivorans includes:
- a CDS encoding flavin-containing monooxygenase, which translates into the protein MTPASTAPSAAPRIAIVGSGFAGIGMAIRLQRMGITSFTIYEAAGDIGGTWRDNTYPGAACDVPSHLYSFSFEPNPAWSRAFGGQAEIFAYLKHCARKYGVDRYVRYHARVAAARFDEARQVWCVELDVNGVREHVEADVVIAASGPLSRPAMPRIAGLERFQGKLFHSARWDHAYPLDGKRVAVIGTGASAIQFVPQIQARVAHLDLFQRTAPWIMPKPDKPVNARTQWLFRHLPFTQRFVRSAIYWQLESRAIAFVLNPELMKLPMKFGLSYLERRVKDPALRAKLTPNYRLGCKRVLLSSDYYPALNQPNVDVVTSGIREIVADGVVTEDGVHRRADAIICGTGFQVNDVGAPFDVTGLDGADLGALWLRDGPEAYLGVSIANFPNFFMIVGPNTGLGHNSMIYMIESQVQYIADCLRVLRRRRARTMNLRPDVQRDFNARLQKDMQRSVWVSGCHSWYQTRSGKVTALWPGFTFSFRKRTRRVRAHDYRFVP
- a CDS encoding lipid A biosynthesis lauroyl acyltransferase, encoding MTGLLRAFAFLPYSVVARIGTGIGALLYRIPSTRRGVVHTNLKLCFPDMSDEARERLARAHFCHVIRSYVERGPQWFGNAQALARLVEVESAIDLSDMTGQPTIFVGFHFVGIEAGCMMYSTRHPVASLYTPMSNLLFDAMAKRQRGRFGTEMIPRSDSVRRALRTLRDGKPVMLAADMDFGLRDSVFVPFFGVPACTLTSVSRLARAANARVVPFVTEVLPDYRGYKLSIFEALGDFPSDDVTVDARRITAFLETQVRRIPDQYYWVHKRFKNRPAGEASVY
- a CDS encoding TetR family transcriptional regulator, translating into MTSIPEAAAAAEHGVAAGQELPAGKRKLIEAALRLTAGGRAFASLGLRELAREAGLNPNTFYRHFDTLDDLAREAVESVSRRLRPMLRRERWLAAHDEPYSVPRRACVAFFAFALENREAFLSALAEYHGTSRALREAVRANLHEVSAEMADDVVQLELMPTLSRETVDEVCTQTVLQLFHLSAEYIDANEARRDALVAYAERFIVRLFAGSVLVAQHEPGRAPSSMWA
- a CDS encoding tetratricopeptide repeat protein: MKKFLATAFASLLFVSAAAFAVPTVQQIESAMSQGNWQQADAGLSEVLQAHPNNARAHYLYAQVLDREGRSADALAQVQQAKTLDPQIRFTDPTRFAQTEARIRKDAERAGAATANTTSHAANPFVQQTTPAVQQQSAMMSQAPQRHGPGMGMWIGILVLIGVIALVLRWTLRRARTQGDTRADDDRRVQLKRATDMLNTVRSLKLDVKLSTVPGHEALEKEVEATEDQLRGLVETLSNSKSPVPPYQLDELEQRLGSLRARADGKPDPYAAPAAGTQPSPYAQEAERFGNPPQAPYPQQGPYQQQPQVIVQQGGGGFGGGMGGLLTGVLLGEALNSGRERVVERDVIVDDETRRRGNDGGNGGGLDFGQGSNDWSDNSGGVDMGSNDDSGGWNDT
- a CDS encoding efflux transporter outer membrane subunit, translated to MVTPTLLRYSRVAALTGMACALAACSFGPSGEPPAMPQPAHYGAQAQPTQTVPAQGVTQQFVVGAKPVPEWWTLYQSDALNALVDEGLRNSPTLAATDRSLAAAREQLRAQIGSSMLPTIDAGGQATRNRALAIPEIGPNTFLYNVFVGQLQAHYTFDLFGAARLADAALAARVNVQAYQFDAARRALAANIVTAAITSAALHAQIETTERLVTIANDQARDTQRRYALGAVSHADQLSAQQSAASLSASLPGLKQQWLSTRHALAVLLGRTPDAAPDDLALAQLHVPEQVPVVVPSELLRTRPDIQAADAALKAAAADVGVATAQMFPSLSLSASMGQGGFSWPVALSGAGAIWSIGASLSQPLFHGGALFAQRRAAVDTYDATVSQYKQTVLAAFQNVADTLAALEHDSQALDAANIAARSAQGIFDETSGRYRLGALPVASARSSEQQFRNAQLDEIRYTSARLTDTAALFQAMGNPPVETGVGGASTASAGTAE
- a CDS encoding penicillin-binding protein 1A, whose translation is MPIIKRPHSSNSPSGEDRDSYQRTPGRNAASRDAEAGRRSIGATIAIWFAGLIATIAVVGALIIGYALVVMGPQLPSLDALTDYRPKVPLRVYTADHVLIGEFGEERRSLVRFQDIPDQMKKAVLAIEDYRFYEHGGVDFIGILRAGVSDLSHGGASQGASTITMQVARNFFLSSEKTYTRKIYEMLLAYKIERALTKDQILELYMNQIYLGERAYGFAAAARVYFGKDLKDITLAESAMLAGLPKAPSAYNPVVNPKRAKIRQEYILRRMLELRYISQEQYDQAVKEEIHTKNPGNEYSVHAEYIAEMVRQMMYAQYKDETYTRGLNVITTIDSADQDAAYRAVRKGVMDYERRHGYRGPEGFVQLPAPGDDRDQTIDDALTDHPDNGEIIAAVVTDATPKLVKAQLVDGTQLAISGDGLRFAAGALSARAAAATKIKVGSIVRVLADDKGNWQITQLPQVEGALVSLTPQDGAIRALVGGFDFNKNKFNHVTQAWRQPGSSFKPFIYSAALDKGLGPATIINDAPLYFPSSTPGGDAWEPKDDDQPDGPMPMRLALQKSKNLVSIRILSFIGTKYAQDFVTQRFGFDADKTPPYLPMALGAGLVTPLQSAGAYSVFANGGYRINPYLINEVTDARGEALSKAQPLTAGRDAPRTLEPRNAYIMNSLLHSVATAGTGAGTNALHRSDLQGKTGTTNDAKDGWFAGYQQSLVAVAWMGYDQPKTLGSREFGAQLALPIWVEYMQRALRGVPQSEPAQPDGVTAVDGELFYTDMTPGNGFVASIGLDSANPTAGVSDAVGGVGPAGMTPPTVPPPSVSSNEKKQIMDLFESNKP
- a CDS encoding PspA/IM30 family protein translates to MSLFDSISRTLKGLLNDAADSVQDPSRDSRQIVRELDESIAKAENSLIEIQAQVATQQSKRDVAADKAKKYEDGAKRALQSGDEALAREALGAQATAEAERDALAKELTTLEPSVAQLKSQIEDMRTRRNDLNARSNILQAKQQIAQAKDVAATALGGIGGKNLSEDFQKLEDKVALSNARSDARLNSADVKSGKALDDKLADLNRGPSVEDRLEALKKQINTPAQ